The sequence below is a genomic window from Croceicoccus marinus.
ATACCATGACGGCAATCATCGACATCCACGCGCGCGAGATCCTGGACAGCCGCGGCAACCCCACGGTGGAGGTCGATGTGCTGCTCGAAGACGGATCGATGGGCCGCGCGGCGGTTCCCTCGGGCGCGTCCACCGGCGCGCATGAAGCGGTGGAGCTGCGTGACGGGGACAAGTCGCGCTATCTGGGCAAGGGCGTGCTGAAGGCCGTCGATGCCTGCAATACCGAGATTTCCGACATGCTGCTTGGCCTCGACGCCGAAGACCAGCGCGACATCGACTATGCGATGATCGAGCTGGACGGGACCGAGAACAAGTCGCGGCTTGGCGCGAATGCCATGCTGGGCGTATCGCTGGCGGCGGCACGCGCGGCGGCTGCGGCACGCGGCCTGCCGCTCTATTCCTATGTCGGCGGGGTGTCGGCGCACATACTGCCGGTTCCGATGATGAACATCATCAATGGCGGCGAGCATGCGGACAACCCGATCGATTTCCAGGAATTCATGGTCATGCCGGTCGGAGCCGAATCGATTTCCGAAGCGGTGCGCTGGGGCGCGGAGATCTTCCACACGCTGAAGAAGGGCCTTTCGGACAAGGGCCTGTCGACCGCCGTGGGCGACGAGGGCGGCTTCGCGCCCAATCTGGCCAGCACGCGCGATGCTCTCGACTTCATCATGACCTCTATCGAGAAGGCAGGCTTCAAGCCGGGCGACGATGTCGCGATCGCGCTCGATTGCGCCAGCACCGAATTCTTTGCCGACGGACGCTATGACATCGCGGGCGAGGGGATCTCGCTGAACGGTCAGGAAATGGCCGATTACCTCGCCGATCTATGCGCGGCCTATCCGATCCGCTCGATCGAGGACGGGATGGCCGAGGACGATTTCGAAGGCTGGAAGGCGCTGACCGACAAGATCGGCGGCAAGGTCCAGCTGGTAGGCGACGATCTGTTCGTGACCAATCCGCGCCGCCTGTCCATGGGGATCGAGCAGGGGCTGGCCAATTCGCTGCTGGTCAAGGTCAACCAGATCGGCACGCTGACCGAAACGCTCGAGGCCGTGAGCATGGCGAACCGCGCAGGCTATACCGCGGTGATGAGCCATCGTTCGGGCGAGACGGAGGATTCGACCATCGCCGACCTGGCCGTTGCGACGAACTGCGGGCAGATCAAGACGGGCTCGCTCGCGCGGTCCGACCGGCTGGCCAAGTACAACCAGCTGATCCGGATCGAGGAAGAGCTTGGCGCGAGCGCGCTCTATGCCGGGGCAGGGGCTTTCGGCAGGCTCGCCTGATCGCTGGCGACACAGCATCATGACGATGCCCGCCTCGGATGGGGGGGCGGGCATCCTTTTGCGTCGGATGCCGGGCGGGGCCCGGAACGGTTTGCGCCTTGGCGCGTCAGCCTCTAGAACGGCGGTGCCATGTTTTCGCCATAGATTGTACCGCCCGCGGTGCATTGATTTGTCAGAGTTCGTTCTTGTCCTTCGCTCGCCCGATCACGCTGCCCGACCTGCTGCAGCACAAGTTTCGCCTTGCCGTGGCGATGCTGCTTGCGCTTGGCCTGCTGGCCTGTTCGTCAAGTGAAGAGGCCGCAGTGTCGCCGTTTCAGGGCACGGGCATCGGCATCAGCACGGCGGATCTCGACACGACGATCGATCCGGGCAATGATTTCTTCGAATATGCCAATGGTAAATGGCTGGCGGCGGCCCAAATACCCGAGGGCGCCAATGCCATCGGCCGGCAGTCTCGCGCAGAGGCCGAACTGGAACGGCGCCTGACGACCATCGTCGAGGATATTGCCGGACGTCCGCAGGATGCCGGAACCCCCGAAGCCGTCGTCCGCGACTATTACCGCCAGTTCATGGACCGGGTCGCCATCAATCGGCAGGGCATTTCACCCGCGATGGGCGACATCAGGCGGTTCCAGAACGTCGGAGAGCGGTCTGCTTTGTCCGAGGTGATTGGTGGCACGCTTCGCGCCGATGCATCGCCGATGCTGTTCACCGAAAGCCAAAGTCCCAATCTGTTTTCGGTCGCGGCGCTGCCCGCGCCCGACGATGGGCAGATCGTTCCATGGCTTTTCGCGGGCGGTCTGGGCTTGCCCCAGCGGGCCGACTATCTGGCGGAGACGGCGCAGGCCCGATCCAATCGCGCCGCCTATCGCGATTATGTCGCCCGCGTCCTCTCCCTTGCCGGACTGGACGAGACGGCCGAGCGCGCGAATGGCGTGCTGGCCCTGGAAACCAGCCTGGCCGAGGCACAGGGCGAGGCAGTGCCCGACCGCGACCGACTCGCTTCCGCTGCCGTATGGAGCCGCGACGAGCTTGAGGAGCGGGCCCCCGGACTGGATTGGTCAGCCTTGCTCTCGTCGGCCGGATTGGGCTCTGCCGAGCGCATAGCCGTGCTCGATCCGCAGTCCGTCGCCGCGATGTCTGCGCTGGCGGGCTCCGAACCGATCGAGGCATGGCGAGACTGGCTGGTGTTCCACCGCCTGAGCAGCCATGCCAATGTTCTGCCTGACGATTTCGGCAGCGCGCATTTCGCTTTCCATGACCGCCGCCTCGATCGGCGCGCCCGCCCCGAACCGCTGGAGCAGCAGGCCGTCGCGCAGATCGGCACGCTGTTCACCGATACGATGAGCCGCCTCTATGCAGAGCGCTATTTTTCGTCAGAGGAGAAGCGCGATGTGGAGATCATCGCCGAACGCGTGCGCGATGCGCTTGTCCGCAAGGTTCAGGACGACCCCGACCTCGGCGACGAGGCGAAGGACGCGGCGGCCCGCAAACTCGAGCAGCTGACGCTGGGGATCGCCTATCCCGAAAGCTATAACGAAATCGAAGAACTTCGGGCGGTCGGCAACAATGCCTATGCCAAGACGATCGCGGCCGAACGCGCGGCCTATGCGCGCGAGATTGCCGCCGTCGGGCAGGAGAAGCGGGGCCGCTGGCGGACCGGCGCGCACCGGATGCAGGCTGTCTATCTGCCCCTGCAGAACGCCATCAACGTTCCCGCCGCGATACTGCAGCCGCCCTTCTACGATCCCGAGGCCGACGCGGCGGCGAATTATGGCTCCATCGGCACCATCATAGGGCGCGAGATGAGCCGCGCGGTGGACCGGACCGGTACGATGATCGACGCGGATCTGCGGATAGCCGATTGGCTGGCCCCGTCGGATCGGGCTGCGCTAGACGAACGGACCCGCAAGCTGGCAGGACAATTCGGCGAATACCGATCTGACCCGAACCTGGCGGTGGACGGCGAGGGCACCTCTGACGACGACGGCATCGACCTGGCCGGACTGGTCGCGGCGTACGACGCCTATCGCGCATCGCTGGATGGCCGCGAACCGCGCGTGATAGAGGGTTATACCGGCGACCAGCGCTTCTTCATCGCCTTTGCCCAGCTATGGGCCAGCAAGCTGCGCGAGCCTAATGCACGGACCGCGATCGAGAGCGGACAGGCGACTTTGCCGCGCTACCGTGTCTCGACCGTGCGGAACGTGGATGCGTGGTACCGCGCCTTCGACGTGCAGAACGACGACGCGCTCTACCTCCCTCCCGGCGAGCGCGTCACCATCTGGTAGTCAGGCCGCGAACCGGCCCGACAGTTGCAGCAGCGCGAGTGCCGCTTGCGCCGCTTCGCCGCCCTTGTTCTTCTGCGCCGGATCTGCGCGGACGAGCGCCTGGGCCTCGTTCTCGACAGTCAGGATGCCGTTTCCGATGGCGATGCCGTCCATGGTCAGCGCCATGATCCCGCGCGCGCTTTCGCCTGCCACGATCTCGAAGTGATAGGTTTCTCCTCGGATCACGACGCCGATCCCAACGAAGCCGTCGTATCGGCCACTCTCTGCCGCCATGGCGATCGCCGCGGGGATCTCCAGCGCGCCAGGCACCGTGATCGTCTCGACCTCATGGCCGCCTGCTTTCAGGGCCGCGCTCGCGCCTTCGATCAGCATGTCGTTGAGATGCGAGTAGAAACGGGCTTCCACTATGAGGAAACGAGCCAAGATTATTCTCCAGTTCCGAAATGCGAGCCCCGAGGGTCAGGCGGTCTGCGGGTCTGCCGTTTCAGCGGACAGGAACCGCTCCTCGACGATGGTCAGCCCATAGCCTTCCAGCGCGATCAGCGAGTGATGCGAGGTCGTGAGCAGAATCATCTCGTGCACGCCCAGTTCGGTCAGAATCTGGGCGCCCACGCCGTAATCACGCAATTCGTCCATGTCGGCCACGCCGCGACCCTCCCGCCGGTCGAGCATGCGCCCGACAGCACCGCCGCGCATGTGGCTGATCGCGACGATCACCCCGGCGCCGGCGCTTTCGATCTCGCGCATGGCGTTCGTGAACAGCCCACTGCGCGAGCCCTTTTCGCCGAACACATCCGCAAAGATGTCGAGCGTGTGCATCCGCACCAGGACCGGCTCGTCAGGATTGATGCGGCCGTGGACGAGAGCGATCATTTCATCGCCTGTCGGCTCGTTCCGGAAGGCCAATGCCCTCCAGCGGGCGCCTTCGGACGTTTCGAAACTGCTCTCCGACACGATCTTCACGTGCCGGTCATGGCTGCGGCGATAGGCGATCAGGTCGCGAATCGTGCCGACCTTGAGGTCATGCATCCGGGCGAAGCGGATCAGGTCCTCCATGCGGGACATGCTGCCATCATCGTTCATGATCTCGCAGATCACGCCCGAAGGATTGAGGCCCGCGAGCCGCGCGATATCAACTGCCGCTTCGGTGTGGCCGGCGCGGGTCAGGACGCCGCCGTCGCGCGCGATCAGCGGGAACACATGGCCGGGCGTCACGATGTCCTCGCGGCCCTTCGATGCATCGATGGCGACGCTGATCGTGCGGGCGCGGTCCGCGGCGCTGATGCCGGTCGTAACGCCTTGGCGGGCTTCGATCGAGGTCGTGAAGGCAGTCTCGTGCCGCGTGCGATTGTTGCGGCTCATCAGTTCGAGGCCAAGTTGCTGCACCCGTCCGCGGGCAAGGGCGAGGCATATGAGGCCCCGTCCATGCGTCGCCATGAAGTTGATCGCCGACGGAGTCGCCATTTGCGCGGGGATCACAAGATCGCCTTCGTTCTCGCGATCCTCGTCATCGACCAGGATGAACATGCGTCCGTTCCGGGCCTCGTCGATGATCTCTTCGGGAGAAGCGATGACGTTCCGGTCGCTATTCGCGCGGAGGAACAGGTCGAGCTTGGAGAGCGTTTCCGCCGTCGGGTTCCATTGTGGCTGGTCGCAATCGCGCAGGCTGTTGGCGTGAAGGCCTGCGGCCCGTGCGATCGCGCTCTTGGTCATGCGGCCCGCAGCGACCATTTCGCCGATGCGATCCTTGACCGCGCTGAGATTTGATGTGCTCATTCAGCGGCGATGTCACATTGCAATGTGAGTTGCAAGTGCGGTGTGATCGAAGGCGACTCATTTGGCCGATCCGCACGATGCGAACCGAACCAAATAAAAACCCCGCCCGGTTAGGGGCGGGGTCGGTTTCTTCGAAAACCGATCAACGGCGGGTGTACAGACCCCAAACCCAGTCGATCAAACCGCGGGTCGCGGTAGCGGGCTTACGATTGTGCATGTTAGGCCTCCAGTTACTGAGGCCTTCCTGTTAACCCTAAAACGATAGTTAATAAAGCGTTAATTTCCTGGGCTCGCAACTTTCCCGCACGTCGAGCATCGAAAGCAATTCAGATATGCGCATCGGGCGCCCGTAGAGGAAACCCTGCCCGATCACGCATCCAAGCGAGATCAGCAGGTCCTGCTCCGTTTCCGTCTCAATGCCTTCGGCGACCAGCCGCATGCCCGCTTTGCGCGCGGTGTCATTCAGGGCGCGAATCACGATTCGCGCGCGTTCGTTATGCTGGGCAAGCGCCACGAAGCTCCGATCGATCTTGATTTCGTCGCAGGGCAGCCCGACCAGCAGCGAGAGATTGGCCTCCCCGGTTCCGAAATCGTCGAGCGAAACGTGAAATCCCTTTTCCTGCAGCCGCTCCAGATTGCGAGCGGCGGTCCGGAAATCCTCGATCTTCGCGGTCTCGGTGATTTCGATCGTGATGGCTTGCGGCCGGCCGCCTCCGGCCGCGATATTGTCGCAGATCAGCGACACGAAATCATGCTCCGCCAAAAGGGTGGCGGAAATGTTAACGGAAATTCGGGCACCCGCATTCAACGCCACGTTCGCCGAACGTGCCGCCAGCCGCAGAGTATGCGCCGTCAGCGGCTTCAACCTGCCTGCCTTCTCGATGAAGGGAATGAAGTCGGATGGGCTGATCTCGCCGCGTTGCGGATGTTTCCAGCGCACCAGCGCTTCGGCCCCGACGACATGACCGCTTTCCAGAAGGCATTGCGGCTGAAACAGCAGATAGATGTGCTGATGCGCGATCGCGTGATCCAGCGACGAGTGAAGGGAGAGCTGCCAATCCGTGTCGAAGCCTCCTTGCTCGCTTACGAGCGCCATCCTGGAGGGTCGTTTCAATGCCGTTTCGGCGGCCACGATTGTTGCGCTGATAGCCTGCCGCGGCTTGCTGACGTCGATATCGAGGATGCCGAAACCGCACGAGAAGTCCAGGGTACGATCCGCTACACGCAAAGGCGCGCTTGCAAGGGCCAGCAATCCCGTGATGTGGCTTCGGGCATGCTCCATCTCATCGAACCAGCCGAAATGGCCGGTCGTGTCGGTATAGACCGCTGTATCGCTGCCTACGGCTAGCCGCTGTGCGATTTGCTGAATGAAACTGCGGTGGAGCGAGGCTTCAAGACTGGCAAGTATCTCCTCGAAATGTTCGACCCTGGCAACAATCAAGCGACCCTTAGATTTGGAGAAATCCTCTTGAAGCGCGTGGAAATTCGCGAGTCCGGACACGCCATCGATCCGTGCGACCCGGTCCCGCCAATTACTGCGAAGGCGGACGGCACCATAAATCGCAAGCAATGTGTAGACCATGCCCGTGGGAAGAAGTCGGTCGAAATATGCAGCCACTATCGGTGCCGCAAGCGAGGCGAGTACCATTGCGATGTACGAGATACGGCGCGGTCGCCTCGGCAGGAAAGCGACAGATAACAGAAGCAGGCCAAAGGCAGAGAACGGAATAAACCAGTCGATCGGCAAAAGGCTTGATGACATCAAGGTTTCGGCTGCGATGATACCGACCACGCTACTTGGCATGGATTTGTTAATCGGCGTACTTATTAAGGTAGAATTCCCACTTCGCGGAACTCCAACAAAAACACGTTTTCCTTGGATGGCTTCCCGATCGACCATCTTTTCGACGGACGCCAAGGAAAAGACAGGAATCGAGTTTGCGGAGAATCTGAAATCAATTGGATAGGCGCCGGTTTTGGTGAAGCTTCCACCAGCGAGCGTAGTCCCCAGGATCGGAACATCACCATTGCCTGTCTGAAGATAGTATTCAGCGTCGAAGACGAATCCGGTCAACGAAGTTCTATTGGTGTCTACCGCCTCACCATCAACGGGCAGATATGCGTTACGAGAGACGGCGAGTGAGCCCTGGGCCGAGGGTTGGTCAAGGGTATTGCGCGACGTGATCTGACCAGCCGTAGCCGGCCAAGCGACGATAACTGGCGTCCTTGCTTTCGCAATGGCGCTTCTCAATGCCGGAATACCGGGATCATCTTCGGGAAAACGACCTTCGAATACGATGAGTTTCGGATCCATGCTGTCGAGCGCTGCGATTGCTGCAGCCTGGCGCTGTGCGACCGAATCAATATTCCCGTCCTGCCGATCGGTCGTAACCAGCACGATCTCACCCGATACCGGGCGCTGCATCATGCGCGAAACGAAGACCCGCGGTACTTCATCGATCAGCTTCGGGATATCGAGGACGAACAGAACGGCTAGCGCCGCGAGCAGCGACAGGAGGACCTGTGACAACCGGCGACGGGTTCTCGGCTCGAGCCGAAAGCGGGGGATGTGCGCGCGCATCGGTCCCTCGCTAGCATAGGATAGTTAAAAGTTCGCTGCCATCCTTGGCGGGAAGAAACTTGGCGAACGGGCTCTATTCGCAGCGATGCCGCCTGGATCGATCAATTGTCAGCCGGTTCGCCAAGGGGTGTTTCGGCGGCGAGAGCGGGGTCATCCCTGATGCCCTCCTGTTCTTCCGGGGGCACTTCGACGGTGACGTCGACGCGGCGATTGGCGGCGCGCCCCTGTTCGTCGGGCTCGCCGCTGGGCAGGGCATTGGACGCGATCGGGTTCTGCTCTCCCATCGCGATAATCGTGATCCGTTCCTCGCTTGCACCCAGCTCCTCAAGCAGATCACGAACCGCCTCGGCACGGCGGCGGGAGGCACGGATGTTGGCATCGTCGCTTCCGCTGCTATCCGAATGTCCGCGCAGTATGATCTGGCCGCCTTCAGCGAACTGCTCGCTCTCGACGATCTCTTGGATCTTCGCCCTCGCATCCGCGCTCAACTCGCTGCCGCCTTCGTCGAAGCTTAAAGTCGCTTCGAGCGGTTCCAAGGGCGGATCGGCGATCGGCCGGCCATCCATGTCGGAACGAAGGATGGACGTGACGCCCACCCCGGCTTCCTCTTCGGGGATAGGGGTAAGGTCGACAGGCGTGCTGACCTCTTCAGATTCGGGCTCTGCCGGCTCGGGCGCATTGCAGGCCGACAGCATTAGCATGGGGACGGCAGCGCCCCAGGCGACCATGTGTTTCCTGGTGTTCTGGCTCGCGGTCATGCGGGTTGTCCCTCCTCTCCTGGCGATTGCTCCGGTCCCTGCTGGTCTTCTCCGTCGGTCATCGTCGATGCCTGCGCGGGCTGGCCGTTCTTGGCCTGGACCTTGGCACGCTTCTCCCGCTTGGACTGGACCTTTTCGGTCACCGGATCCTCGGGCGGGGAATAGGAGACGACCACGTCGCCCGGGCCTGGTGTCGGGCGAGAGGCATGGGTGAAGAAGCGCATGTTGCCGCCCTTCCTCAGCACGAGCACGAATTCGGCATCGTCGGGCAAGGCATCGCGCGCACGATCCAGACCGAACTGTTCTGACAGGCGGGTCTTGCGGAATTCCCAGCCCTGCGACTGCCGCTGGTGCATCTCTTCCATGCCGACGCCGGATTCGAACAGCGAACGGCCCCGGATCGAGGAGGGCAGGGCCCGCGGATCGTTATGATGGCTTGGCTCGCCCAGTTGGTACACCGCATCGCGCCCGATTTCCGGGGCGAATTCGTTGCATACCAGCGCGTTATAGGCTTCGTTCTCGGTCGCGGCGACCATCACCTGGTATTGCGAGAGATCCAGCGAATGTTCTGTCGCCTCGGCCAGGATTTCTCCATGATAGGTGTCGAGGCCTTGCTGCCGCGCGCGCGACAGGCGCCACCAGCTGGTGTCGGCCAGCGTCACGGGCACGTCCAGCTCGTCCAGCTCCTTCGCAAGGGCGATAGACCAGGGGGTCGCGCCGACCAGCAGCAGGCCCGGCGTCGACGACCCCGTCACATTAAGCCAGCGCGCAACCGGTGCCATGGTGAAGCCATGAGCCACGATGGTCGCCACGCAGACCGCGAAGGACAGGCTGATCAGGATGGTGCCGTCATCATAGCCCAGATCCGAGAGGCGCAAGGCGAACAGGCCCGAGATGGCCACCGCCACGATGCCGCGCGGTGCGATCCAGGCCAGAAAGAGCCGCTCGTTCCAGGGGATATTGGAGAAGGCGAGGCTGATCAGCACCGTCGCCGGGCGCACCAGGAACAGGATGGCCAGAAGGAACAATGTGAACTGCCATTCGAGCAGGCGGAGCGTGTCATAATCCAGGCTGGCGGATAGCAGGATGAAGATGCCGGCGACGAGGATCACTGCGACGTTCTGCTTGAACGGGTGAATGTCGCGCAGGGAATCCACGTTCATATTGGCAAGCGCGACGCCCATCAGCGTCACCGCGACCAGTCCGGTTTCCTGCTGTATCAGGTTCGATATGACGAACAGGCCCACGACGGTCACAAGCAGCACCGGTGCCTTCAGATACTCCGGCACATGTCCGCGCGGAAAGCTCCACGCGATGACCCAGGCTGCCGCATAGCCCAGAACGGCTGCAGCTAGCGTCGCGAAGATCAGCGCGGGCACGACGTCGAACAAGGTCGCACCATCGGCCGAGGCGCGAAAATACTCATAGGCCAGCACGGCGCACATTGCGCCGAACGGATCGTTGACGATCGCTTCCCATTTCAGGATGGCTGCCGGACGCGGCGCAACGCTCGACTGGCGAAGCAGCGGCAGGACGACCGTGGGGCCCGTCACCACCAGGATGCCGGCGAACAGGATCGCAACCGGCCAGACAAGTCCGGCGATGTAATAGCAGGCCAGCGATCCCGTCACCCAGCCGACGGGAATGCCGAAGACGACCAGCCGCCAGACCGCGCTTCCGGTTCGTCGCAATTCGCGAAAATCGAGGCTGAGACCGCCCTCGAACAGGATTAGCGCGACGCCGATCGAGATCATGGGTTCCAGCAGTTCGCCGAACGCGTGATGCGGATCGATGACGTTGAGGATCGGCCCCGCCAGGAAACCGGCAATCAGCATCAATACGATCGCGGGCCATCCCGTACGCCACGCGATCCATTGCGAGCCGATGCCCAGCACTCCGACGAGTGCGATTACAATTGCCTGTTCTTCCATGCCCGTCCGTTGCTGCCACATATAGCGGCGTGATGGCAAACCCGTTCATTGCCCGTTCAATGGAATGCCGCGCGGGCCGGGGCGTTCCCCCCGCTGGTGCTTAATCCTTTTTGCGGTAGCCGCCGCCGCCGGGGGTGCGGATCTCGATCGCGTCGCCGGGCTGCATCTCGACACCCGCGCAGGATGCCAGCCTTTTGCGCGATCCGTCCGCGCGCACGACGATATTCTCGCCCGTCTCGCCGGGTTCGCCGCCCGCCAGGCCAAAGGGCGCGACGCGGCGGCGGTTGGACAATATGCCCGCCTCCATCGGTTCGAGGAAGCGGATGCGGCGGATGATGCCGTCGCCCCCGTGCCAGCGTCCCGGGCCGCCCGACCCGCGCCTGATGGCGAAGCGTTCCAGCACGACCGGAAAGCGGCTTTCCAGGATTTCGGGATCGGTCAGGCGCGAATTGGTCATGTGCGTCTGCACCGCATCCGCACCGTCGAATCCGTCTGCGTCGCCCAGCGGCCCCGCGCCGGATCCGCCGGCAATCGTCTCGTAATACTGGTAATCCGCATTGCCGAAGGTCAAATTGTTCATCGTACCCTGCGCGCCCGCCATCGCGCCCAGCGCGCCGAAGATGGTGTCGGTGACGACCTGGCTGGTCTCGACATTGCCCGCGACGACGGCGGCGGGTGATCTGGGGTTCAGCATGGATCCCTCGGGCACGATCAGCCGTATGGGGGCAAGGCAGCCCTCGTTCATCGGCACGTCGCCATCGATCATCGTGCGAATGGCATAGAGCACCGCCGCCTTGACGATGGGAACGGGCGCATTGAAATTGCCCGCGTGCTGGCCGCTGGTGCCGGTAAAGTCGAACAAGGCTTGCTGCGCCTCGCGGTCGATGGTGACGGCAAGGCGGATGATCGAACCGTCGTCCATTTCATAGGCGAAGCTGCCATCGTCCAGCCGGTCCAGCAGCGCGCGCACCGCTTCCTCGGCCTGCGCCATGACATGGCCCATATAGGCATCGACCACGGCGTGCGACTGGGCGTCCGCCAGCCGGTTCAGCTCGCTCGCCCCCTTGATGCAGGCCGCCAGCTGCGCCTTGAGGTCGGCGATATTGCGGTCGGGATCACGCGCCGGATAGGGGCCGGTGCCGAGCGTGTCCCGCATCTCCGCCTCGCGAAAGCGGCCTTCGTCGACCAGCAGCACATTGTCGAGCAATATGCCCTCGTCGGTGACGCTGGTGCTGCCCGCGGGCATGGAGCCGGGCGCGACCCCGCCGA
It includes:
- a CDS encoding EAL domain-containing protein, giving the protein MRAHIPRFRLEPRTRRRLSQVLLSLLAALAVLFVLDIPKLIDEVPRVFVSRMMQRPVSGEIVLVTTDRQDGNIDSVAQRQAAAIAALDSMDPKLIVFEGRFPEDDPGIPALRSAIAKARTPVIVAWPATAGQITSRNTLDQPSAQGSLAVSRNAYLPVDGEAVDTNRTSLTGFVFDAEYYLQTGNGDVPILGTTLAGGSFTKTGAYPIDFRFSANSIPVFSLASVEKMVDREAIQGKRVFVGVPRSGNSTLISTPINKSMPSSVVGIIAAETLMSSSLLPIDWFIPFSAFGLLLLSVAFLPRRPRRISYIAMVLASLAAPIVAAYFDRLLPTGMVYTLLAIYGAVRLRSNWRDRVARIDGVSGLANFHALQEDFSKSKGRLIVARVEHFEEILASLEASLHRSFIQQIAQRLAVGSDTAVYTDTTGHFGWFDEMEHARSHITGLLALASAPLRVADRTLDFSCGFGILDIDVSKPRQAISATIVAAETALKRPSRMALVSEQGGFDTDWQLSLHSSLDHAIAHQHIYLLFQPQCLLESGHVVGAEALVRWKHPQRGEISPSDFIPFIEKAGRLKPLTAHTLRLAARSANVALNAGARISVNISATLLAEHDFVSLICDNIAAGGGRPQAITIEITETAKIEDFRTAARNLERLQEKGFHVSLDDFGTGEANLSLLVGLPCDEIKIDRSFVALAQHNERARIVIRALNDTARKAGMRLVAEGIETETEQDLLISLGCVIGQGFLYGRPMRISELLSMLDVRESCEPRKLTLY
- the eno gene encoding phosphopyruvate hydratase, translating into MTAIIDIHAREILDSRGNPTVEVDVLLEDGSMGRAAVPSGASTGAHEAVELRDGDKSRYLGKGVLKAVDACNTEISDMLLGLDAEDQRDIDYAMIELDGTENKSRLGANAMLGVSLAAARAAAAARGLPLYSYVGGVSAHILPVPMMNIINGGEHADNPIDFQEFMVMPVGAESISEAVRWGAEIFHTLKKGLSDKGLSTAVGDEGGFAPNLASTRDALDFIMTSIEKAGFKPGDDVAIALDCASTEFFADGRYDIAGEGISLNGQEMADYLADLCAAYPIRSIEDGMAEDDFEGWKALTDKIGGKVQLVGDDLFVTNPRRLSMGIEQGLANSLLVKVNQIGTLTETLEAVSMANRAGYTAVMSHRSGETEDSTIADLAVATNCGQIKTGSLARSDRLAKYNQLIRIEEELGASALYAGAGAFGRLA
- the ribH gene encoding 6,7-dimethyl-8-ribityllumazine synthase, which produces MARFLIVEARFYSHLNDMLIEGASAALKAGGHEVETITVPGALEIPAAIAMAAESGRYDGFVGIGVVIRGETYHFEIVAGESARGIMALTMDGIAIGNGILTVENEAQALVRADPAQKNKGGEAAQAALALLQLSGRFAA
- a CDS encoding cation:proton antiporter; the protein is MEEQAIVIALVGVLGIGSQWIAWRTGWPAIVLMLIAGFLAGPILNVIDPHHAFGELLEPMISIGVALILFEGGLSLDFRELRRTGSAVWRLVVFGIPVGWVTGSLACYYIAGLVWPVAILFAGILVVTGPTVVLPLLRQSSVAPRPAAILKWEAIVNDPFGAMCAVLAYEYFRASADGATLFDVVPALIFATLAAAVLGYAAAWVIAWSFPRGHVPEYLKAPVLLVTVVGLFVISNLIQQETGLVAVTLMGVALANMNVDSLRDIHPFKQNVAVILVAGIFILLSASLDYDTLRLLEWQFTLFLLAILFLVRPATVLISLAFSNIPWNERLFLAWIAPRGIVAVAISGLFALRLSDLGYDDGTILISLSFAVCVATIVAHGFTMAPVARWLNVTGSSTPGLLLVGATPWSIALAKELDELDVPVTLADTSWWRLSRARQQGLDTYHGEILAEATEHSLDLSQYQVMVAATENEAYNALVCNEFAPEIGRDAVYQLGEPSHHNDPRALPSSIRGRSLFESGVGMEEMHQRQSQGWEFRKTRLSEQFGLDRARDALPDDAEFVLVLRKGGNMRFFTHASRPTPGPGDVVVSYSPPEDPVTEKVQSKREKRAKVQAKNGQPAQASTMTDGEDQQGPEQSPGEEGQPA
- a CDS encoding M13 family metallopeptidase, producing MSFARPITLPDLLQHKFRLAVAMLLALGLLACSSSEEAAVSPFQGTGIGISTADLDTTIDPGNDFFEYANGKWLAAAQIPEGANAIGRQSRAEAELERRLTTIVEDIAGRPQDAGTPEAVVRDYYRQFMDRVAINRQGISPAMGDIRRFQNVGERSALSEVIGGTLRADASPMLFTESQSPNLFSVAALPAPDDGQIVPWLFAGGLGLPQRADYLAETAQARSNRAAYRDYVARVLSLAGLDETAERANGVLALETSLAEAQGEAVPDRDRLASAAVWSRDELEERAPGLDWSALLSSAGLGSAERIAVLDPQSVAAMSALAGSEPIEAWRDWLVFHRLSSHANVLPDDFGSAHFAFHDRRLDRRARPEPLEQQAVAQIGTLFTDTMSRLYAERYFSSEEKRDVEIIAERVRDALVRKVQDDPDLGDEAKDAAARKLEQLTLGIAYPESYNEIEELRAVGNNAYAKTIAAERAAYAREIAAVGQEKRGRWRTGAHRMQAVYLPLQNAINVPAAILQPPFYDPEADAAANYGSIGTIIGREMSRAVDRTGTMIDADLRIADWLAPSDRAALDERTRKLAGQFGEYRSDPNLAVDGEGTSDDDGIDLAGLVAAYDAYRASLDGREPRVIEGYTGDQRFFIAFAQLWASKLREPNARTAIESGQATLPRYRVSTVRNVDAWYRAFDVQNDDALYLPPGERVTIW
- a CDS encoding OmpA family protein → MTASQNTRKHMVAWGAAVPMLMLSACNAPEPAEPESEEVSTPVDLTPIPEEEAGVGVTSILRSDMDGRPIADPPLEPLEATLSFDEGGSELSADARAKIQEIVESEQFAEGGQIILRGHSDSSGSDDANIRASRRRAEAVRDLLEELGASEERITIIAMGEQNPIASNALPSGEPDEQGRAANRRVDVTVEVPPEEQEGIRDDPALAAETPLGEPADN
- the ribB gene encoding 3,4-dihydroxy-2-butanone-4-phosphate synthase, whose protein sequence is MSTSNLSAVKDRIGEMVAAGRMTKSAIARAAGLHANSLRDCDQPQWNPTAETLSKLDLFLRANSDRNVIASPEEIIDEARNGRMFILVDDEDRENEGDLVIPAQMATPSAINFMATHGRGLICLALARGRVQQLGLELMSRNNRTRHETAFTTSIEARQGVTTGISAADRARTISVAIDASKGREDIVTPGHVFPLIARDGGVLTRAGHTEAAVDIARLAGLNPSGVICEIMNDDGSMSRMEDLIRFARMHDLKVGTIRDLIAYRRSHDRHVKIVSESSFETSEGARWRALAFRNEPTGDEMIALVHGRINPDEPVLVRMHTLDIFADVFGEKGSRSGLFTNAMREIESAGAGVIVAISHMRGGAVGRMLDRREGRGVADMDELRDYGVGAQILTELGVHEMILLTTSHHSLIALEGYGLTIVEERFLSAETADPQTA